GCCGCCATAGGTCTGTTGCTTAGGCGCAACAATGGGATCCTGGCGGTGCAGACGGCTGGTTCTCCAGCGCTCATACCAGATAACACGGCTAGCTTCACGCAATTCGGACCGCCAGTCGCTAAACACCGAGTCCTTGAGTTTGAGAAAATCGCAGTGCTCCGGGTCGTAGGGATTAGCAAATCCCCAGGGGAATTTGCGTCCAACAGGCCCATCCTCCAGCGAGTATCGGTCAGGCGATAGAATCGAGAAAGGAATAAGGGGAATGGCCGCCGGGGTAGCTTCTTCCTTACGTGAGCCCTGGCTACGCTGCGATGGAGATGCTGGGGTTTTTTGTGAGACAGCCTCAGAACCCTCCTCGTTCGAGCCTTCTTCAGTCTTGGTGCGCGCGTCCTCAGCCTTCGAGGTttcggcctcctcttcctcttcctcttcctcctcttcctcttcgctttcttccgAAGTGTAATCCTCTTGGTCTTCAAGAGTCAGGATTTCGAGAGGGTCGATGTTAGCCTTCTTAAAACTAGCCCATACCGCTTTTCTAAGGTAGGCCATGTGCGCGGTGGTAATCGTATCTGCTTTACTGATCACAGGGACAACAGTAGTCTTTCCGATCACCGTTCGAAGAACCTGAAGGTCAAGGTTCTCGTCAAGAACGCCCAAGACGCTAGAATCGGATGCTCTTTGGGTCCCCTGAGCAGCACGCTCCGCGGCTGCAATATTCTCGTCCAATCGTGATGGGTCAAGGATCAAGAAAGTACAGTGGATATGAGTGTCTCGAGCTCCGGGCGAGCGGATGACTTTCATTTCTTCATTCAACGTGTCTTCGAATTTGCTCTCCAGGAACCCGGTGACTCCACGGAGCTGGATGTCAACAACGTTCTTCTCCAGTCCCTGAGAGTCCCAGAGGGTCAGACCCACACGTTCGCCATCAATCTCGGTTTCAAG
The nucleotide sequence above comes from Aspergillus puulaauensis MK2 DNA, chromosome 3, nearly complete sequence. Encoded proteins:
- the aspE gene encoding septin (COG:S;~EggNog:ENOG410PIU7;~InterPro:IPR030379,IPR027417;~go_function: GO:0005525 - GTP binding [Evidence IEA]); amino-acid sequence: MAATATRPRTPARGQPPVEAPPIPTENGQAQVKDRKTSSSLGFLRRSKSTEPISEKKSRKKMSKAQIEEELRRQREAGPKQPPRLPDLSPQPVIETFGGDENRDGIADLASPLSPSQPRQSRSAMSTPVPPDYTDPYARTESMTHRGRYSYASSYVSTVNNPRRLRRRKDPTPYNILVIGARNSGKTSFLNFLRRSLELPPHKHPSRSPDEVEYANHNPANEGYTSHYLETEIDGERVGLTLWDSQGLEKNVVDIQLRGVTGFLESKFEDTLNEEMKVIRSPGARDTHIHCTFLILDPSRLDENIAAAERAAQGTQRASDSSVLGVLDENLDLQVLRTVIGKTTVVPVISKADTITTAHMAYLRKAVWASFKKANIDPLEILTLEDQEDYTSEESEEEEEEEEEEEEAETSKAEDARTKTEEGSNEEGSEAVSQKTPASPSQRSQGSRKEEATPAAIPLIPFSILSPDRYSLEDGPVGRKFPWGFANPYDPEHCDFLKLKDSVFSDWRSELREASRVIWYERWRTSRLHRQDPIVAPKQQTYGGRKGPDFGHRIR